The Pseudomonas sp. FP2309 genomic sequence GCGGAAGAAACCATCCGCGTGTTCGAGTCCGACGGGATCGTCGCCGATGCTGCGGCCGGTGCCGACTACATCAAGATCCGCGCCGACGCGATGTTCAACAGCCGTGACGTACGCGCCCTGGAAGTGCACGAAGGCCTGGTCCACGTCGGCACCACCCTCAATGGCCAGAACCAGCCGATCTGCACCTTTCTGTCCAAGGGTCCACCCTCGTCCACCGTGACCCAGGAAGGCCTGGCGATTCTGATGGAGATCATCACCTTTGCCTCCTACCCCAGTCGCCTGCGCAAACTGACCAACCGCACCCGCGCTATTCATATGGTGGAGGAGGGCGCCGATTTCTTGCAGGTGTTCGAGTTCTTCCGTGAGCAGGGCTTTGAAATGGCTGAAAGCTATGGCAACGCCAGCCGGGTATTTCGCGGTTCGGTGCCCAATGGCCTGCCGTTTACCAAGGATTTGTCCTACCTCAAGGGCTTTATCATGGTCTACAACTACATCCAGCTGGCCGTTCGAAAGGGCAAGCTGGAACAAGTGCCGCTGCTGTTCTGCGGCAAGACCACCCTGGAAGACATGCGCACCCTGCGCCAATTGGTCGATGAAGGCCTGGTGGTGCCGCCCAAGTACCTGCCCGAGCAGTTCCGCGACATGAACGCACTGGCGGCGTGGATGTGTTTCTCCAACTTCCTCAACCACCTGAGCCTGGATCGGATCGAGGCGGATTACTCGAATATCCTTTAGGGGATTTGCTGAAGGAACCGGGTCAATGTGTGGGAGCGAGCAAGCCCGCTCCCCTCATGAATCTGCAGATTTCAACTCAATTACGAGGCTTCAACGGATGAGAATCCTCGGCATTCTGTGCCTGCTACTCACTTTGAACGGTTGCAGCTCGCTGCTGTTCTACCCCGAACCTGGCCTGCCGTTCACCCCGGAAAAAGCCCGGCTGGCGTACCGCGACGTCACCCTCACCACCGCCGATGGCGTGAAGCTGCACGCCTGGTGGCTGCCGGCCAAGGCCGGCGTGCCGCTCAAAGGTACGGTGCTGCACCTGCATGGCAACGGCGGCAACCTGGCCTGGCATCTGGGCGGCAGTTGGTGGCTGCCCGAACAGGGTTATCAAGTGCTGCTGCTGGACTATCGCGGCTACGGGCTGTCGCAGGGCAAACCGTCATTGCCGGCGATTTATCAGGACGTGGATGCGGCCTTCAGCTGGATCGACAGCGCCCCCGAAGCCCAGGGCCAGCCGCTGATCGTGTTGGGTCAAAGCCTGGGGGGGGCGCTGGCCATGCACTACCTGGCCGAACACCCGGCGCGGCAGGCCAGGCTCAAGGCGCTGGTGCTCGACGGCGTGCCTGCCAGTTATCGTGACGTAGGACAATTCGCCCTCAGCACCTCCTGGTTAACATGGCCGTTTCAGGTGCCCTTGTCCTGGCTGGTGCCCGACAGTGACAGTGCAATCAATGCCATGCCCCAACTGACCGGCGTGCCGAAACTGCTGTTCCATAGCCTGGATGATCCGATTGTGCCCCTGGCCAACGGCATCCGCCTGTACAAGGCCGCGCCGCCACCTCGGGTGCTGCAGTTGACCCGGGGCGGACATGTGCAGACCTTTGCCGACAAGACCTGGCAAACCGTGATGCTGCGCTATCTGGACGATCCGCAGCACTTCAATGGCCTGCGGCGTCTGGGCGAAATTCCGAATTACCCACTTCCTAAAGTCGATTCATCAGAGAGCCCGCAATGAGCGAAGAACGCAACATGATCCCGCTGATCCTCACTGGCATCGGCACCATCATCGGCACCGTCGGCTGCCTGTGGTACTACGGCTACCTGCACTTCGCCAAACCGGAAGACGCCTTGCTGCTCAGCGACTTCACCATGCTCAAGACCGTACCCGGTGAGGACTACAAGATCTCCCTGACCCCGGCGGCCCAGGTGGCGCAGTGCGTCGATGGTGTGCTGGTGATGTTTGACACCGAGCAAAAGGGTCTGAGCGGCGTGCTGGTGAACAACAAGAAGCAAGCGGTGCGCTGCATGGGGCAGGAAACGCCGCAATTGCAGCAATAGCGCT encodes the following:
- a CDS encoding flavohemoglobin expression-modulating QEGLA motif protein, encoding MDDYQQTIRSLSDRIVLAQTPIRVLDAVKWDENIRQGFLKAKGKAMPAVDRDYYLNRPLSFDSSAVKLEFQNIERDITRRLGQFSPVGQIMRRMCREYRMVVRMLEARGTEDFGLISQELYGAASDAFHAGDPTLADLGLMLSDYLNNIDGRGDLKDEAKTLTAKDAVALLQTRLNKVFGEAEETIRVFESDGIVADAAAGADYIKIRADAMFNSRDVRALEVHEGLVHVGTTLNGQNQPICTFLSKGPPSSTVTQEGLAILMEIITFASYPSRLRKLTNRTRAIHMVEEGADFLQVFEFFREQGFEMAESYGNASRVFRGSVPNGLPFTKDLSYLKGFIMVYNYIQLAVRKGKLEQVPLLFCGKTTLEDMRTLRQLVDEGLVVPPKYLPEQFRDMNALAAWMCFSNFLNHLSLDRIEADYSNIL
- a CDS encoding alpha/beta hydrolase — its product is MRILGILCLLLTLNGCSSLLFYPEPGLPFTPEKARLAYRDVTLTTADGVKLHAWWLPAKAGVPLKGTVLHLHGNGGNLAWHLGGSWWLPEQGYQVLLLDYRGYGLSQGKPSLPAIYQDVDAAFSWIDSAPEAQGQPLIVLGQSLGGALAMHYLAEHPARQARLKALVLDGVPASYRDVGQFALSTSWLTWPFQVPLSWLVPDSDSAINAMPQLTGVPKLLFHSLDDPIVPLANGIRLYKAAPPPRVLQLTRGGHVQTFADKTWQTVMLRYLDDPQHFNGLRRLGEIPNYPLPKVDSSESPQ